A DNA window from Candidatus Sulfidibacterium hydrothermale contains the following coding sequences:
- the mfd gene encoding transcription-repair coupling factor, whose protein sequence is MEATDFLHLYQKHPKISILAEALRQQENHVFLKGVIGSATAGILASLFMQSGKQQHIVVLPEKEDAAYFYNDIEALLQDKDIDQREKRVLFYPTPYKRPYEPEKLDKAYELSRTEVLKRFMNNDRKTIVVTYPEALAEKVISRNYLNKNLMKLRQDDEISPDFLTDFLVEFAFERVDFVAEPGQFALRGGIVDVFSFSNDHPYRIEFFGDKIASIRTFDPVSQLSLEKLSRITLLPDVQNRYLREERISFLDYLPPKTRWWLTDIELIHDRLVHEYEKALNIFEQLSGEEQRSPEELFIDGKHFMEKMDILPTVEWGIHSLFSDHFSVSFHTSPQPAFHKNFELLAEDLRKQSEAGYRPFIFSENTKQTERLQHVFEEMDHSGDRQPVHFTAVHMSLTAGFIDHDLKILCYTDHQLFERYHKFHLREGFGRKESLSIKELYNLNPGDYVTHIDHGVGRFDGLQIIENNGKKQEAVRLIYKNGDILYVNIHSLHRIAKYVGKDGTPPQLHRLGSGAWNRLKNKTKSKVKDIARDLIKLYARRKAVKGYAFQPDTYLQNELEASFIYEDTPDQLRATQEVKHDMEQEHPMDRLICGDVGFGKTEIAIRAAFKAVTDSKQVAVLVPTTILALQHYKTFSERLKDFPVTIDYINRFKSTRQQKETLQKLKEGRIDILIGTHRILSKDVEFKDLGLFIVDEEQKFGVSAKEKIRQMRVHVDTLTLTATPIPRTLQFSLMGARDLSIINTAPPNRYPVQTELRSFNPHTISEAIHYEMARGGQVFFLHNRVQNIMQVYDMLKKFVPDARIAVAHGQMEGKKLEKIMLDFVEGLYDVLLATTIIESGLDIPNANTIIINDAQNYGLSDLHQLRGRVGRSNKKAFCYLLTPPLASLPQDARKRLKAITEYADLGSGFNIAMRDLDIRGAGNILGAEQSGFISEIGIEMYQKILDEALAELKENEFKELFAHEKKEQEFVRECQLETDMEIFIPVDYVSSASERLLLYKELDSLKTKEALEQFRQKLIDRFGPPPPAVKALLDALWLRRQAQQFGFEKLILKFNKMTGVFAGNEEADFFQSEIFGKIIETVKEHQGCCEIKEKKGKLMLVFENVRSVSQALQKLGLFIK, encoded by the coding sequence GTGGAAGCAACGGATTTTTTACATCTTTATCAAAAACATCCCAAAATCAGTATTTTGGCTGAAGCCCTGCGCCAGCAAGAAAATCATGTTTTTTTGAAGGGGGTTATCGGGTCGGCAACAGCAGGAATTCTGGCATCCCTTTTTATGCAAAGCGGGAAACAACAGCACATTGTGGTTTTGCCCGAAAAAGAAGATGCCGCTTATTTTTACAATGATATCGAAGCTTTGCTTCAGGATAAAGACATCGACCAACGTGAAAAGCGGGTGCTGTTTTATCCTACGCCATACAAGCGTCCTTACGAGCCGGAAAAATTGGATAAAGCGTATGAACTTTCACGTACGGAAGTGCTTAAGCGTTTTATGAATAATGATAGGAAAACCATTGTGGTAACCTATCCGGAAGCACTGGCCGAAAAAGTTATTTCCAGGAATTATCTTAATAAAAACCTGATGAAATTGCGGCAGGATGATGAAATCTCGCCGGATTTTCTCACTGATTTTCTCGTGGAATTTGCATTTGAGCGGGTGGATTTTGTAGCAGAACCCGGACAATTTGCTCTACGGGGAGGTATTGTGGATGTTTTTTCGTTTTCCAATGACCATCCGTATCGTATTGAGTTTTTCGGGGATAAAATTGCTTCTATCCGTACTTTCGACCCGGTGAGTCAGCTTTCGCTGGAAAAGCTTTCGCGTATAACCCTTCTTCCTGATGTGCAAAACCGGTATCTCCGGGAAGAACGCATTAGTTTTTTGGATTATCTTCCTCCGAAGACACGTTGGTGGCTTACCGATATCGAATTGATTCATGATCGTCTGGTACATGAATACGAAAAAGCACTCAATATTTTCGAGCAGCTTTCCGGAGAAGAACAACGGAGTCCTGAAGAACTTTTTATCGACGGGAAACATTTTATGGAGAAAATGGATATTTTGCCTACTGTGGAATGGGGTATTCATTCGCTTTTCTCCGATCATTTTTCCGTTTCTTTTCATACCTCTCCCCAGCCGGCTTTTCATAAAAATTTTGAGTTGTTGGCTGAAGATTTACGTAAACAGTCAGAAGCAGGGTATCGCCCGTTTATCTTTTCTGAAAACACAAAGCAGACCGAACGGCTGCAACATGTTTTTGAAGAAATGGACCATAGCGGAGACCGCCAGCCGGTGCATTTTACGGCGGTTCACATGAGCCTGACAGCTGGTTTTATTGATCACGATTTAAAAATCCTTTGTTATACCGATCATCAGCTTTTTGAGCGGTACCACAAGTTTCACTTACGAGAAGGGTTTGGTCGTAAAGAATCCCTTTCCATCAAGGAACTGTATAATCTGAATCCGGGTGATTATGTAACCCATATCGACCATGGCGTGGGACGCTTTGACGGATTACAGATCATTGAGAATAATGGCAAAAAGCAAGAAGCTGTCCGGTTGATTTATAAGAATGGAGATATTTTGTATGTCAACATTCATTCGTTGCATCGCATTGCCAAATATGTGGGAAAAGATGGTACGCCACCCCAATTGCACCGTTTGGGATCCGGAGCCTGGAATCGGCTGAAAAACAAAACCAAATCGAAAGTAAAAGACATTGCCCGTGATTTAATTAAGTTGTACGCCCGCCGTAAAGCAGTAAAAGGATATGCTTTTCAGCCGGATACTTACTTGCAGAACGAATTGGAAGCCAGCTTTATTTATGAGGATACCCCGGACCAGTTAAGAGCGACACAAGAGGTAAAGCACGATATGGAACAGGAGCATCCGATGGATCGCCTCATTTGCGGAGATGTGGGATTTGGGAAAACCGAAATAGCTATTCGTGCTGCTTTTAAGGCCGTAACCGACAGTAAGCAAGTTGCGGTTTTGGTGCCGACAACGATTTTAGCATTACAGCATTACAAAACTTTTTCTGAACGGTTGAAAGATTTTCCGGTGACCATTGATTACATCAACCGGTTTAAAAGTACCCGGCAGCAAAAAGAAACATTACAGAAGCTGAAAGAAGGGCGTATCGACATTCTCATTGGTACTCATCGTATTTTGAGCAAAGATGTGGAATTTAAAGATCTGGGATTGTTTATTGTGGACGAAGAACAGAAATTTGGGGTGTCGGCCAAGGAAAAAATCCGGCAAATGCGGGTACATGTAGATACGCTTACCTTGACGGCTACCCCTATTCCGCGTACTTTGCAGTTTTCGCTTATGGGGGCTCGCGATCTTTCTATTATCAACACAGCGCCGCCTAACCGTTATCCGGTACAAACAGAGTTGCGCTCATTCAATCCGCATACGATTAGCGAGGCTATCCATTATGAAATGGCGCGGGGCGGACAGGTTTTTTTCCTGCATAACCGGGTTCAAAACATCATGCAAGTGTATGATATGCTGAAAAAATTTGTTCCGGATGCCCGTATTGCCGTGGCTCACGGACAAATGGAGGGTAAAAAGCTGGAAAAAATCATGCTTGACTTTGTGGAAGGGTTGTACGATGTGTTATTGGCTACAACCATCATTGAATCCGGCCTGGATATCCCCAACGCCAATACCATTATCATCAACGATGCGCAGAATTATGGTTTGAGCGATTTGCACCAATTGCGAGGTCGGGTAGGAAGATCCAATAAAAAAGCTTTTTGTTATTTGCTTACTCCGCCGTTGGCATCGCTGCCGCAAGATGCTCGCAAAAGGTTAAAAGCCATTACAGAATATGCCGATTTAGGCAGTGGTTTTAACATCGCCATGCGCGATTTGGATATTCGCGGAGCCGGAAACATCCTGGGTGCTGAGCAAAGCGGATTCATCTCGGAAATTGGTATTGAAATGTATCAAAAGATTCTGGATGAAGCACTTGCCGAACTGAAAGAAAATGAGTTTAAAGAGTTGTTTGCCCACGAGAAAAAAGAACAGGAATTTGTCCGGGAGTGTCAGCTTGAAACCGACATGGAGATTTTTATTCCGGTAGATTACGTCAGCAGTGCTTCCGAACGCCTTTTGCTTTATAAAGAGCTGGACAGTTTGAAAACCAAAGAAGCGTTGGAACAATTCCGTCAAAAGCTCATCGACCGTTTTGGCCCGCCTCCGCCTGCTGTAAAAGCCCTTTTGGATGCTTTGTGGCTGCGCCGTCAGGCACAGCAATTCGGCTTCGAAAAATTAATTCTGAAGTTTAACAAAATGACGGGTGTTTTTGCCGGAAACGAAGAAGCCGATTTTTTCCAATCTGAAATTTTTGGAAAAATCATTGAAACGGTGAAAGAACATCAGGGATGCTGCGAAATCAAAGAGAAAAAAGGAAAACTGATGCTGGTGTTTGAAAATGTCCGTTCGGTATCGCAGGCATTACAAAAGTTAGGGCTTTTCATCAAATAA
- the thiL gene encoding thiamine-phosphate kinase, whose protein sequence is MSDRKLTDIAELGEFGLINRLTQNIPLTQKSTVKGVGDDAAVLKNGTKKYTLVSTDLLIEGVHFDMMYTPLKHLGYKAAVVNFSDMAAMNGIPKQIVVGLAVSSKYSLEALEEFYEGIKKACEFYHVDFVGGDTSSSIHGLFISVTVIGEVQKEKIAYRSGAKSGDILCVTGDLGGAYMGLLLLEREKKVFKANPNMQPDMAGKEYILERQLKPEARTDMVKKLAEKQIVPTAMIDISDGLASEALHIAKASAAGIVIYEDRIPIDPVTYDTAQEFSLVPAVAALNGGEDYELLFTVKQADYDKIKEMPDVSVIGYVSDISEGNRLITPDNQVIELTAQGWDALKK, encoded by the coding sequence ATGAGTGACCGGAAGTTAACCGATATTGCTGAATTAGGAGAGTTTGGTTTGATCAACCGACTGACACAGAATATTCCACTGACCCAAAAATCAACGGTAAAAGGGGTTGGCGACGATGCCGCCGTGCTTAAAAACGGAACCAAAAAATACACATTGGTTTCTACCGATTTGCTGATTGAAGGTGTACATTTTGATATGATGTATACGCCGTTGAAACATTTGGGATACAAAGCCGCCGTGGTAAACTTTTCGGATATGGCGGCCATGAACGGCATCCCCAAACAAATTGTGGTCGGACTGGCGGTTTCATCAAAATATTCATTGGAAGCACTGGAAGAGTTTTACGAAGGAATTAAAAAAGCCTGTGAATTTTATCATGTTGATTTTGTGGGAGGCGATACCAGCAGCAGTATTCACGGATTATTTATTTCGGTAACGGTGATCGGGGAAGTACAAAAGGAAAAAATTGCCTATCGCAGTGGTGCTAAGTCTGGCGATATTTTGTGTGTAACCGGTGATTTGGGGGGCGCTTATATGGGATTGTTGTTGCTGGAACGGGAGAAAAAAGTTTTTAAAGCCAATCCGAATATGCAACCGGATATGGCTGGAAAAGAATACATTCTGGAACGGCAACTGAAACCGGAAGCCCGTACCGACATGGTGAAAAAACTGGCAGAGAAACAAATTGTTCCCACCGCAATGATTGATATCTCAGACGGCCTGGCTTCTGAAGCGCTGCATATTGCCAAAGCTTCTGCTGCCGGTATTGTGATTTACGAAGACCGTATTCCCATCGATCCGGTGACGTATGATACGGCTCAGGAGTTTTCTCTGGTTCCTGCCGTGGCAGCGCTGAACGGAGGCGAAGATTATGAACTGCTTTTTACGGTTAAACAGGCCGATTACGACAAAATTAAAGAGATGCCTGATGTGAGCGTAATTGGATATGTTTCGGATATTTCAGAAGGAAACCGGCTGATTACTCCGGATAATCAGGTCATTGAACTGACGGCTCAGGGTTGGGATGCCCTGAAAAAATAA
- a CDS encoding FIST signal transduction protein codes for MITSHTFVALSYSEFQEKFNHALNVISFKPTLAFVFASVSFPLTSLMDVFKSQQIRLFGSTTGGEILFDKTLNHIGEKSVVVVLTDIHPDCFRLFPVKRGNATPYALGAQLGEKITAAFRHPSALVVGSGIVMDGQALVEGIVSKTGNEMPLYGGLAGDDGRFEKTFVFTEETVTDDGVIALVLNQSKIELTGMISGGWISLGAEFTVDKADGNTVYQINGLPALDMYMNYLNVKEEDLPAMGIEYPFMVRNEDGTSVLRAITGIDKDRRSLIFAGSVPAGSVISFSTSPGFEIMENTREKIIAFHEKNKKADLLILFSCIARHLALGPLISTEIKLASIKWKKPLAGFFTYGEIGNNEKGHSTFHNQTFTLALLRKKRS; via the coding sequence ATGATAACATCGCATACTTTTGTTGCTCTTTCGTATAGCGAGTTTCAGGAAAAATTTAATCATGCTTTAAATGTTATTTCGTTTAAGCCTACACTGGCTTTTGTTTTTGCATCGGTTTCTTTTCCGCTAACATCCCTTATGGATGTCTTTAAATCGCAACAAATCAGATTGTTCGGGAGTACTACGGGGGGCGAAATTTTATTTGATAAAACCCTGAATCATATTGGTGAAAAGTCGGTGGTCGTTGTGTTAACCGATATTCACCCGGATTGTTTTCGGCTTTTTCCTGTGAAAAGAGGAAATGCTACGCCTTATGCGTTGGGTGCTCAGCTCGGGGAGAAAATAACAGCTGCTTTTCGTCATCCTTCTGCGTTGGTGGTGGGCAGTGGCATTGTCATGGACGGACAGGCACTTGTCGAAGGAATTGTTTCGAAAACCGGTAATGAAATGCCTCTTTATGGTGGTCTTGCCGGCGATGATGGCCGTTTTGAAAAAACCTTTGTATTTACCGAAGAAACCGTTACCGATGATGGGGTTATTGCTTTGGTTCTTAATCAGTCTAAGATAGAATTGACCGGGATGATCAGCGGAGGATGGATTAGTCTGGGGGCTGAGTTTACAGTGGATAAAGCAGATGGAAATACGGTATATCAAATCAACGGTTTGCCGGCTTTAGACATGTACATGAATTATCTGAATGTAAAAGAAGAAGATTTGCCGGCCATGGGAATTGAATATCCGTTTATGGTGCGAAATGAAGATGGAACCAGTGTTTTACGGGCCATTACCGGAATAGATAAAGACCGGAGAAGCCTGATTTTTGCCGGTTCGGTACCTGCCGGTTCGGTAATCTCCTTTTCCACTTCGCCGGGATTTGAGATCATGGAAAATACCCGCGAAAAGATTATTGCTTTTCATGAAAAAAATAAAAAAGCCGATTTGTTGATTCTTTTTTCCTGTATAGCCCGTCACCTGGCTTTAGGTCCGCTTATCTCCACGGAGATCAAGCTGGCTTCCATCAAATGGAAGAAGCCGTTGGCTGGTTTTTTTACCTACGGAGAAATAGGAAACAACGAAAAAGGTCATAGTACTTTTCATAATCAAACATTTACTCTCGCATTGTTGCGAAAAAAGAGAAGTTGA
- a CDS encoding response regulator, which translates to MQKIIQQLIEKLNRLNEAEDFGKLKLEMLSDIHRLATEADILNFKLERALKDKNVVNSLLTRTSEDLKRALQKKENQSELLKMLLNTIPALVYFKDNDFRYQLVNEAFLDFSGLSPDEVIGKKLKDVFTHYLPEGKYQELEKQVIESGRFFYNVEEQVEQNNKKIWVHTNIAPVRNKEGKIIGLIGISWDISNQKNYEFQLKKARDQAEEGIRVKDRFLANMSHEIRTPLNGIFGMAEILSQTPLEEKQQEYLDSLLKSTKHLMGLIEDVFEFSAIETRRYKPKIGSFHLPSLLKKTTEKFKKEAAEKGISFQISIDAALPDYFTGDQEALRIILQNLLSNAVKFTHHGQVKLRVYPVKSVAPDELMVRFDVEDSGIGISNVHLEKIFDSFSQVDASTTKNYQGTGLGLAISERLTKIMNGHIGVKSKENAGSLFWFEVPLKTKQPETEVFDEARILDLLKGFRILLVEDNLINQKISKITLEKSGCRLDVANNGKEGVKKYREKPYDLILMDIQMPVMDGLEATRQIRAFEKEQGIRHSYIVALTANATENDRKKAMDAGMDGFIAKPFNPKVLFKILHQLIIKE; encoded by the coding sequence ATGCAAAAAATAATTCAGCAACTTATTGAAAAACTCAACCGACTAAACGAAGCGGAAGATTTCGGGAAGCTGAAACTGGAAATGCTTTCTGATATTCACCGGCTGGCCACAGAAGCCGATATCCTGAATTTTAAACTGGAAAGGGCTTTAAAGGATAAAAACGTGGTGAATTCTTTGCTTACCCGAACTTCCGAAGATCTGAAACGGGCTTTGCAGAAAAAAGAAAACCAGTCGGAATTACTGAAAATGTTGCTGAATACCATCCCGGCCTTGGTGTATTTTAAAGATAACGACTTTCGCTATCAGCTCGTGAATGAGGCTTTTCTTGATTTTTCGGGGCTTTCGCCTGATGAGGTGATTGGGAAAAAATTAAAAGACGTTTTCACCCATTACTTGCCGGAAGGAAAATATCAGGAACTGGAAAAACAGGTAATTGAAAGCGGACGTTTCTTTTACAATGTAGAGGAACAGGTAGAACAAAACAACAAGAAAATATGGGTGCATACCAATATTGCTCCGGTACGCAATAAAGAAGGAAAAATCATCGGACTTATTGGTATATCGTGGGATATAAGTAACCAGAAAAATTATGAGTTCCAGCTGAAAAAAGCCCGCGACCAAGCCGAAGAAGGTATTCGTGTTAAAGACCGGTTTTTGGCTAATATGAGCCACGAAATCAGAACCCCGTTGAATGGGATCTTTGGTATGGCTGAGATTCTGAGCCAGACACCACTTGAAGAAAAGCAACAGGAATACCTTGATTCGCTGCTGAAATCAACCAAACATCTGATGGGACTGATTGAGGATGTTTTTGAATTCTCAGCCATAGAAACCAGACGGTATAAACCGAAGATTGGTTCTTTTCATCTTCCTTCGTTATTAAAAAAGACCACGGAAAAATTCAAGAAGGAAGCTGCTGAAAAAGGAATCTCTTTTCAGATTTCGATTGATGCTGCCCTGCCGGATTATTTTACGGGCGACCAGGAAGCCTTGCGCATTATTTTGCAGAATCTGTTGAGTAATGCCGTTAAATTTACGCATCACGGACAAGTGAAGTTGCGGGTTTACCCGGTCAAATCTGTTGCGCCGGATGAGCTGATGGTTCGGTTCGATGTGGAAGATTCCGGTATTGGTATTAGCAACGTTCATCTTGAAAAGATTTTTGACAGCTTCTCTCAGGTGGATGCGTCCACGACAAAAAATTATCAGGGAACTGGCTTGGGACTGGCTATTTCCGAACGGTTGACGAAAATAATGAACGGACATATTGGCGTGAAAAGTAAAGAAAACGCCGGTTCGCTTTTTTGGTTTGAAGTGCCGCTGAAAACCAAACAACCCGAAACGGAAGTTTTTGATGAAGCCCGAATCCTGGATCTTCTGAAAGGTTTTCGCATCCTGCTGGTGGAAGATAATTTGATTAATCAGAAAATCAGTAAGATCACACTTGAAAAAAGCGGCTGCCGGTTAGATGTGGCGAATAATGGAAAAGAAGGAGTTAAAAAATACAGGGAGAAGCCATACGATTTAATCCTGATGGATATCCAGATGCCGGTCATGGACGGTTTGGAGGCTACCCGGCAAATCCGGGCTTTTGAGAAAGAACAAGGAATACGCCACTCGTATATTGTTGCCCTTACAGCTAATGCTACGGAAAATGACCGGAAAAAAGCCATGGATGCCGGAATGGACGGATTTATTGCCAAGCCGTTTAACCCAAAAGTTTTATTCAAAATTCTTCACCAACTGATTATTAAAGAGTAG
- a CDS encoding sulfite exporter TauE/SafE family protein, with the protein MNLAELLILILSGVVVGFINTLAGGGSIISLSILIMLGLPATVANGTNRVAIALQNVVAVSSFKQQKVLEIRKALYLSIPAIFGSIVGAWIAVDINEAVFEKAIGIIMLVMLIFVLFKPQQYIYGRAEISEKPVRWGTYVAFFFIGIYAGFIHMGVGYFLLAGIVLGAGYDLVKANAIKVLIILAYAPFTLVVFFLHHEINWIFGLVMALGNMLGAWLASRMAVKKGVNFVKWVIVLVILMTSAQMFGIYDFKSLLFPLTGQAAMH; encoded by the coding sequence ATGAATTTGGCTGAATTGTTGATTTTGATTTTATCGGGAGTGGTTGTGGGGTTTATCAACACGCTGGCCGGTGGCGGAAGTATAATTTCTCTTTCGATTTTGATTATGCTCGGACTCCCGGCTACGGTGGCCAATGGAACTAATCGTGTAGCCATTGCACTGCAAAATGTAGTGGCCGTTTCCAGTTTTAAACAGCAAAAAGTGCTCGAAATCCGTAAAGCACTTTATCTTTCCATTCCGGCGATTTTTGGTTCCATTGTCGGGGCCTGGATTGCTGTGGATATCAACGAAGCTGTTTTTGAGAAAGCCATTGGCATTATTATGCTGGTAATGCTGATTTTTGTTTTGTTTAAACCACAACAATACATTTACGGACGTGCCGAAATTAGCGAAAAACCGGTTCGTTGGGGAACCTATGTGGCTTTTTTCTTTATTGGCATTTACGCCGGTTTTATTCATATGGGCGTGGGATATTTCTTACTGGCAGGTATTGTACTGGGGGCAGGATATGATCTGGTTAAAGCCAATGCCATAAAAGTTTTGATTATTTTGGCGTATGCTCCTTTTACACTGGTTGTCTTTTTTCTGCATCATGAAATTAACTGGATATTCGGATTGGTTATGGCGCTCGGAAATATGCTGGGAGCCTGGCTGGCCTCACGGATGGCTGTAAAAAAAGGTGTTAATTTTGTTAAATGGGTTATTGTGCTGGTCATTTTAATGACGTCAGCACAAATGTTTGGTATTTACGATTTTAAGAGTTTGCTATTTCCTTTAACCGGACAGGCAGCCATGCATTAA
- a CDS encoding glutaminase → MNFQQVLEEIVAETASLEKEGNVANYIPELAKVSPDHFGISLHLLNGKHYRTGDSEMRFSIQSIAKVFSLSMAIGLLGESIFQRVDVEPSGTAFNSLLQLDYEEGIPRNPFINAGALVVVDILLSELKDPQKELLQYVRKLAGNQEINFNDYVAASEKVEGYRNIAMANLLKSHGNLHNKVEDVLDFYFRLCSIEMSCSELSKTFLVYAHHGRIPHTREKILTKSQAKRLNALMQTCGFYDEAGEFSYKVGLPGKSGVGGGIVAVLPEKFSLSVWSPALNKKGNSVRGMKALELFTTKTGLSVF, encoded by the coding sequence ATAAATTTTCAACAGGTTTTGGAAGAGATTGTGGCAGAAACCGCCTCTCTTGAAAAAGAAGGAAATGTGGCCAATTATATTCCGGAACTGGCCAAGGTTTCCCCGGACCACTTTGGTATTTCATTGCATCTGCTCAATGGAAAACATTACCGGACCGGCGACAGCGAGATGCGTTTTTCCATCCAGAGTATTGCCAAAGTTTTTTCGCTGAGTATGGCTATCGGATTGTTGGGAGAATCTATTTTTCAACGGGTGGATGTGGAACCTTCGGGTACGGCTTTCAATTCATTGCTGCAACTCGATTATGAAGAAGGTATCCCCCGGAATCCGTTTATTAATGCCGGTGCTTTGGTTGTTGTAGATATTCTTTTGTCCGAATTAAAAGATCCTCAAAAGGAGTTGCTCCAGTATGTGCGAAAACTGGCCGGGAATCAGGAAATTAATTTTAACGATTATGTGGCCGCTTCCGAAAAGGTGGAAGGATACCGTAATATAGCAATGGCTAATTTGCTAAAATCACACGGTAATCTGCATAATAAGGTGGAAGATGTGCTGGATTTTTATTTCCGTTTATGTTCTATTGAGATGAGCTGCTCCGAACTCTCCAAAACTTTTTTGGTATATGCCCATCACGGAAGAATACCCCATACACGTGAAAAAATTCTAACCAAAAGTCAGGCGAAGCGGTTAAATGCTTTGATGCAGACCTGTGGTTTTTATGACGAAGCCGGAGAGTTTAGTTATAAAGTGGGACTTCCCGGAAAAAGTGGTGTGGGAGGCGGAATCGTAGCGGTTTTACCTGAAAAATTCAGCCTGAGTGTATGGAGCCCGGCACTGAACAAAAAAGGGAATTCGGTACGGGGTATGAAAGCACTGGAACTTTTTACCACAAAAACCGGACTTTCTGTATTTTAA
- a CDS encoding glycerophosphodiester phosphodiesterase, with protein sequence MLIIGHRGAGGSFPENTLLSFEEAIKSGVEMIELDVHRSADGELVVMHDNKVNRTTDGKGWIRRLTFSQIHQLDAGNGEKIPLLEDVFALVQGRVKINIELKGKNTAGLVAQHIREYRKKYHLPSETVCVSSFDHRQLFLFRENDHETRIGILYNGSPINYVQKARQLQAFSVNLSLRATKPSRIQKIHAQGLQVWVYTVNTVADLEQMRTWGVDAVFTDFPERLLHHLSDQ encoded by the coding sequence ATGCTGATTATTGGCCATCGTGGAGCAGGGGGGTCTTTCCCTGAAAATACGTTGCTTTCTTTTGAGGAAGCCATAAAATCCGGGGTAGAGATGATTGAACTGGATGTTCACCGGAGTGCCGACGGGGAACTGGTGGTGATGCACGACAATAAAGTAAACCGGACCACTGACGGAAAAGGATGGATTCGCCGGTTGACCTTTTCTCAAATCCATCAGCTGGATGCCGGCAACGGAGAAAAAATTCCTCTTTTGGAAGATGTTTTTGCCCTGGTACAGGGAAGAGTAAAGATCAATATCGAATTAAAAGGAAAGAATACAGCCGGTTTGGTGGCGCAGCATATTCGTGAATACCGTAAAAAATATCATCTCCCTTCAGAAACAGTTTGTGTTTCTTCTTTTGATCACCGTCAGCTGTTCCTTTTCCGGGAAAATGACCATGAAACCCGGATTGGGATTCTTTACAATGGCAGCCCCATAAATTATGTTCAAAAAGCCAGACAGTTACAGGCTTTTTCCGTAAATCTTTCCCTTCGGGCAACAAAACCTTCACGCATTCAGAAAATTCATGCACAGGGTTTGCAGGTTTGGGTTTATACCGTGAATACGGTTGCCGATCTTGAGCAGATGAGAACGTGGGGTGTAGATGCTGTTTTCACTGATTTTCCGGAACGTTTACTTCATCATTTGTCTGATCAGTAA